The following proteins come from a genomic window of Citrobacter europaeus:
- the tolA gene encoding cell envelope integrity protein TolA — MSKATEQNDKLKRAIIISAVLHVILFAVLIWSSFDEHIDASAGGGGGSSIDAVMVDPGAVVQQYDRQQQQQASAKRAEEQREKQAQQQAEELREKQAAEQERLKQLEKERLAAQEKVREQAEQQKQAEAAAAKAQEQQKQAEEAAAKAAADAKAKADAQAKQAADAAKKAAADAQKKAEAEAAKSAADAKKAAEAQAAKAAADAAKKAQAEAAKQAAAEKAAAEKAEKAAAAKAAAAEKAAADKKAAAEKAAADKKAAAEKAAADKKAAADKAAAAKKAAAEKAAAASGVDDLLGDLSSGKNAPKSGGGAKGSGQPAKDSGTSGANGGASGADISAYASQIRNAIQSRLYGADLYAGKSCVLHIKLAPDGLLLDVTEEGGDPALCQAALTAAKTARIPKPPSQAVYEKVKDAKLDFKL; from the coding sequence GTGTCAAAGGCAACCGAACAAAACGACAAGCTCAAAAGGGCGATAATTATTTCAGCGGTGCTGCATGTCATTTTATTTGCAGTACTGATCTGGAGTTCGTTCGATGAGCACATTGATGCTTCAGCTGGCGGCGGTGGCGGTTCGTCCATCGACGCCGTTATGGTCGATCCTGGCGCCGTTGTGCAACAGTACGACAGGCAGCAGCAGCAGCAGGCAAGTGCGAAACGTGCAGAAGAACAGCGTGAAAAACAGGCGCAGCAGCAAGCTGAGGAACTTCGCGAGAAGCAGGCGGCTGAGCAAGAGCGACTGAAGCAGCTGGAAAAAGAACGTTTAGCCGCGCAGGAAAAAGTGCGCGAACAGGCGGAACAGCAAAAGCAGGCCGAAGCCGCCGCCGCGAAAGCGCAAGAGCAACAGAAACAGGCTGAAGAAGCTGCGGCGAAGGCTGCTGCAGATGCGAAGGCCAAAGCTGATGCTCAGGCGAAACAAGCGGCAGATGCTGCGAAGAAAGCCGCTGCGGACGCACAGAAAAAAGCTGAGGCTGAAGCCGCTAAATCCGCCGCTGATGCGAAGAAAGCTGCAGAAGCACAAGCTGCTAAGGCAGCAGCAGACGCTGCGAAGAAAGCGCAGGCTGAGGCCGCTAAGCAAGCTGCAGCCGAGAAAGCTGCCGCTGAGAAAGCAGAAAAAGCCGCCGCCGCGAAAGCTGCCGCTGCTGAAAAAGCGGCGGCTGATAAGAAAGCCGCGGCTGAAAAAGCAGCTGCAGATAAAAAAGCTGCAGCCGAGAAAGCCGCTGCCGATAAGAAAGCTGCGGCTGATAAAGCGGCTGCTGCGAAAAAGGCTGCGGCCGAAAAAGCCGCAGCAGCCTCTGGCGTTGACGACTTGTTAGGTGACCTAAGCTCCGGTAAGAATGCACCGAAATCGGGTGGTGGAGCGAAAGGAAGCGGTCAACCGGCGAAAGATAGTGGTACAAGTGGTGCTAATGGCGGTGCATCTGGCGCTGATATCAGTGCTTACGCATCTCAAATTCGTAATGCGATCCAGAGTCGTCTGTATGGTGCCGATTTGTATGCAGGTAAATCTTGCGTATTACATATCAAGTTAGCACCCGATGGTCTGTTACTGGATGTGACCGAAGAGGGCGGAGATCCGGCATTGTGCCAGGCTGCGCTGACGGCTGCGAAAACAGCCAGAATTCCTAAACCGCCTAGCCAGGCTGTTTATGAAAAAGTAAAAGATGCCAAACTGGACTTTAAACTGTAA
- the tolB gene encoding Tol-Pal system beta propeller repeat protein TolB has translation MKQALRVAFGFLMLWAAVLHAEVRIEITQGVDSARPIGVVPFQWAGPGAAPEDIGGIVGADLRNSGKFNPLDRSRLPQQPGTAQEVQPAAWSALGIDAVVVGQVTPNPDGSYSVAYQLVDTGGAPGTVLAQNTYKVNKQWLRYAGHTASDEVFEKLTGIKGAFRTRIAYVVQTNGGQFPYELRVSDYDGYNQFVVHRSPQPLMSPAWSPDGSKLAYVTFESGRSALVIQTLSNGAVRQVASFPRHNGAPAFSPDGSKLAFALSKTGSLNLYVMDIGSGQIRQVTDGRSNNTEPTWFPDSQNLAFTSDQAGRPQVYKVNVNGGAPQRITWEGSQNQDADVSSDGKFMVMVSSANGQQHIAKQDLVAGGVQVLSSTFLDETPSLAPNGTMVIYSSSQGMGSVLNLVSTDGRFKARLPATDGQVKFPAWSPYL, from the coding sequence ATGAAGCAGGCATTACGAGTAGCATTTGGTTTTCTGATGCTGTGGGCAGCGGTGCTGCACGCAGAAGTACGTATCGAGATCACCCAGGGGGTGGACTCGGCACGCCCGATTGGTGTTGTCCCCTTCCAGTGGGCAGGGCCGGGTGCTGCACCTGAAGATATCGGTGGCATCGTAGGCGCTGACCTGCGTAACAGCGGTAAATTTAATCCGTTAGACCGCTCTCGTCTGCCTCAGCAGCCGGGTACCGCGCAGGAAGTTCAACCTGCCGCATGGTCTGCGCTGGGTATTGATGCCGTGGTCGTCGGTCAGGTTACACCGAATCCGGATGGTTCCTACAGCGTCGCTTATCAACTGGTAGATACCGGTGGCGCGCCGGGTACCGTACTGGCGCAGAATACTTATAAAGTGAACAAGCAGTGGCTGCGTTATGCGGGCCATACTGCCAGTGACGAAGTGTTTGAAAAACTGACCGGTATTAAAGGTGCATTCCGTACCCGTATCGCTTATGTTGTTCAGACTAACGGCGGTCAGTTCCCGTACGAATTACGTGTGTCTGACTACGATGGTTACAACCAGTTCGTGGTACACCGTTCTCCGCAGCCGCTGATGTCACCGGCGTGGTCTCCGGACGGTTCAAAACTGGCATACGTCACTTTCGAAAGCGGTCGTTCTGCACTGGTTATTCAGACGTTGTCTAATGGCGCGGTTCGTCAGGTAGCGTCGTTCCCACGTCACAACGGTGCACCTGCGTTTTCTCCGGATGGCAGCAAACTGGCGTTTGCCCTGTCTAAAACCGGTAGCCTGAACCTGTATGTTATGGACATTGGTTCCGGTCAGATCCGTCAGGTTACGGATGGTCGTAGTAACAACACGGAACCTACCTGGTTCCCGGACAGCCAAAACCTGGCCTTTACCTCTGACCAGGCCGGTCGTCCGCAGGTATATAAAGTTAACGTCAACGGCGGTGCTCCGCAGCGTATTACCTGGGAAGGTTCGCAAAACCAGGATGCAGATGTGAGCAGCGACGGTAAGTTTATGGTAATGGTAAGCTCTGCCAATGGTCAGCAGCACATTGCCAAACAAGATCTGGTAGCGGGTGGCGTACAAGTCCTGTCGTCAACGTTCCTGGATGAAACGCCAAGTCTGGCACCTAACGGCACTATGGTAATCTACAGCTCTTCTCAGGGGATGGGATCCGTGCTGAATTTGGTTTCTACAGATGGGCGTTTCAAAGCGCGTCTTCCGGCAACTGATGGTCAG